One genomic region from Daphnia magna isolate NIES linkage group LG10, ASM2063170v1.1, whole genome shotgun sequence encodes:
- the LOC116935819 gene encoding protein misato homolog 1, with amino-acid sequence MAAKEVLTIQLGEFSNVIGALWWNMQNVPALSANKSEIVDNEKDQSVFFRQGKSDKVAVNPRLLAVDLKGPMDFPIQNQEFNLSPLGIVDWIPGEHAASLSEEISSISLGSCEFESNDFHEWKALLNNKLHPKSLSTLNNVQGVNPVEKFNLFSQGMACVEKEDDLEYIENQIRFFVEESDYFQGFNILFDADNGFGGVASKLLQLIKQEYSTKMTFAVPLFPAHSTCESARRAERLTNLGLVVDALFEDSSMFSPVSLDPLWCSNNSRKFSELHNLKPTSIYQAGAVIATALDTIFFPLQAKKGSLLSLTDFVKKLTSDGRKAVGMSCAIPLWNRVSNLESLNSAFVEVTSVTPCVETFRDCWTQQLVWRGLPNTSDFQSLVDFWSRIQWKRTTTFNCVFRTPSSLVKPYPKFFLDSAKLVEDSSWSPSKIGPHFCTFGGLHSSVSLGHSLKYLHTELSKIEGRSLQKFFSSGLEQDDLLENRDRIIGYAELYEEN; translated from the exons ATGGCTGCAAAAGAAGTTTTAACGATTCAACTTGGAGAGTTCTCCAATGTTATag GTGCGCTTTGGTGGAATATGCAg AATGTTCCTGCTCTATCAGCTAATAAAAGTGAAATAGTTGACAATGAAAAAGACCAAAGTGTGTTTTTCCGCCAAGGCAAATCT GATAAAGTAGCTGTAAATCCAAGGCTTCTTGCAGTTGATTTGAAAGGACCAATGGATTTTCCTATTCAAAATCAAGAATTCAATTTATCACCACTGGGGATAGTAGATTGGATACCTGGAGAGCATGCAGCATCAT TATCTGAGGAAATTTCTTCTATATCACTGGGGTCTTGTGAATTTGAAAGCAATGATTTCCATGAATGGAAAGCCTTATTGAACAATAAGTTGCATCCGAAATCCCTCAGCACCTTGAATAATGTTCAAGGGGTAAATCCTGTAGAGAAATTTAATCTCTTTTCTCAAGGAATGGCATGTgtggaaaaagaagatgatcTTGAATATATTGAAAACCAAATTCGCTTTTTTGTTGAAGAAAGTGACTACTTTCAG GGATTTAATATATTGTTTGATGCTGATAATGGTTTTGGGGGTGTTGCATCCAAATTACTGCAACTAATCAAGCAAGAGTACTCAACTAAAATGACATTCGCAGTTCCTTTATTTCCAGCACATTCAACATGTGAAAGTGCCAGAAGAGCAGAACGTTTGACTAATTTGGGATTAGTGGTGGATGCACTTTTTGAAGATTCTTCCATGTTCAGTCCTGTTAGCTTGGATCCTCTTTGGTGTTCAAATAATTCTAGAAAATTTTCTGAACTGCATAATCTCAAA CCAACCTCCATTTATCAAGCAGGAGCAGTAATAGCCACAGCCTTAGACACAATTTTCTTCCCTCTGCAAGCAAAAAAAGGATCGCTTCTTTCGTTGACTGATTTTGTTAAAAAGTTAACCAGTGATGGTCGCAAAGCAGTTGGCATGTCGTGTGCCATACCCCTATGGAATAGAG TATCAAATTTGGAGTCTCTAAATTCGGCATTTGTTGAAGTTACATCTGTTACACCTTGCGTTGAAACCTTCCGAGACTGTTGGACCCAACAGTTAGTTTGGCGAGGACTGCCAAATACTTCGGATTTTCAATCACTAGTGGACTTTTGGTCTCGCATCCAGTGGAAACGCACAACAACTTTTAATTGTGTATTCAGAACACCTAGTTCACTGGTTAAACCTTATCCCAAATTCTTTCTCGACTCCGCCAAATTAGTCGAAGATTCATCATGGAGTCCTTCCAAAATAG GACCGCATTTCTGTACTTTCGGAGGTCTTCATAGCTCCGTATCGTTAGGCCATAGTCTTAAATATCTCCATACCGAGTTATCAAAAATAGAAGGAAGAAGTCTTCAAAAGTTTTTCTCTTCGGGACTGGAGCAAGATGACTTACTAGAAAATCGAGATCGCATTATTGGTTATGCGGAACTTTATgaagaaaactga
- the LOC116935818 gene encoding uncharacterized protein LOC116935818, with product MPDEFTHIAPSQAEDRIEDLSSTASTEKPESDEELTVPDLDTQEKLEEVEHGIDLQLLSSLSASFREVVEYCLTATYRATCIAHTLPLVVGDAMKAISGLGSHLALAAVEHASKIVNFVRKSVLDTETVYKAVGFHLVAKNATKWNSQIRMIAAVLKAIDKDRKLQSKLNATKKWDWAVVAAVKAELEMRVQQLQVSQPNLTEKKMAEPSENQSGSTSAAVIEEFDTFLNEPLSSMRELVDPLKANGQTKPRRPLQFWKNNAHRFLILALIAKDIFAVSASSGSIERVFSTATDILHAKLQQNESRSFPNANVY from the exons ATGCCAGATGAATTCACTCACATTGCTCCTTCTCAAGCCGAAGATCGTATCGAAGATCTTTCATCAACTGCATCCACTGAGAAACCTGAAAGTGATGAG GAATTAACAGTTCCTGATTTAGACACTCAAGAAAAACTTGAAGAAGTGGAACACGGTATAGATTTACAGCTTCTATCTTCTCTATCAGCATCTTTTCGAGAAGTCGTCGAGTACTGTCTTACTGCTACCTACAGAGCAACCTGCATAGCACACACACTTCCGTTGGTTGTTGGTGATGCAATGAAAGCTATCTCAGGTTTGGGTTCGCATTTAGCCCTTGCAGCAGTCGAACACGCAAGTAAGATTGTTAATTTTGTTCGTAAGAGTGTCTTGGACACTGAAACCGTGTACAAAGCAGTTGGTTTTCATTTGGTAGCTAAAAACGCAACTAAATGGAATTCTCAGATAAGAATGATTGCAGCTGTACTTAAAGCAATCGATAAGGACCGCAAACTTCAATCAAAACTTAATGCAACTAAAAAGTGG GACTGGGCCGTAGTAGCAGCCGTTAAAGCTGAATTGGAAATGAGAGTTCAACAGCTCCAAGTATCACAGCCCAATTTAACTGAGAAGAAAA TGGCTGAGCCGAGTGAAAATCAGTCTGGTAGTACTTCTGCTGCTGTCATTGAGGAATTTGATACATTTCTAAATGAGCCCCTTTCCTCGATGAGAGAGTTGGTTGACCCGCTGAAAGCAAATGGACAAACAAAACCTCGAAGGCCATTACAATTTTGGAAAAACAACGCCCatcgttttcttattttggcTTTAATAGCCAAAGATATTTTTGCTGTTTCTGCTTCAAGTGGGAGCATCGAACGTGTATTTAGTACCGCAACAGATATTCTTCACGCTAAACTTCAGCAGAATGAAAGCCGATCTTTTCCAAATGCTAAtgtttattaa
- the LOC116933733 gene encoding uncharacterized protein K02A2.6-like encodes MERINLICKVTEPTEWVNSMLAVQKAGGDARICLDPVDLNKEDKCQHYPVQTAQELFARIASSYVTTFTTPFGRYRFLRLQFGICSMPEVYQQTMEQFFGDLEGVEIYFDDFFVWGTTREEHDRRLKAVFDRCLKVRLKLNAKSADFYNLNCLGSGMSSPIGS; translated from the exons ATGGAGAGAATTAACTTGATTTGCAAAGTTACCGAGCCAACAGAGTGGGTGAATTCGATGCTGGCAGTTCAAAAGGCTGGAGGAGACGCTCGCATCTGCCTTGATCCTGTCGATCTTAACAAGGAAGACAAGTGTCAACACTACCCGGTCCAAACGGCACAAGAGCTGTTCGCTCGAATAG CGTctagttacgtcaccactttcacgacGCCTTTTGGCCGTTATCGATTTTTGCGTCTGCAGTTTGGAATTTGCTCTATGCCAGAAGTGTATCAGCAGACCATGGAACAGTTTTTCGGTGATCTCGAAGGCGTCGAGATCTACTTTGATGACTTCTTTGTGTGGGGTACTACTAGAGAGGAACATGACCGACGACTGAAGGCGGTTTTTGACAGGTGCCTCAAAGTCCGTCTAAAGCTTAACGCAAAAAGTGCAGATTTCTACAATCTGAACTGCCTTGGATCGGGCATGTCATCTCCTATCGGCAGTTGA